From the genome of Papaver somniferum cultivar HN1 unplaced genomic scaffold, ASM357369v1 unplaced-scaffold_21, whole genome shotgun sequence:
CTATATTCTTATTGTGAGCTTTTTCCTGCTATCTTATTCTGAttttgtttgaaattgatttacaaATTGAACTATTGGTGAGTCTAAGATGGAATTGGAGGTACAGAAACTCCTGCAGTTAGCTTGTGTTGTTGTTGTGCTTTGAACTAAAGTTGAGATGCAAGTCTGATGTTGGTGGTGTTGCAATTGAATGATGCTATTACAGGATGTATTAAACTGTTTAGATGAATGTCTAGGGAAGGTACAAACTACAGGTGCAGAGATTTTTAAAATGGTGCTGGTTATTGCAGTGTATATGATGTTGTTATGGGTTATAATTATACTTCAATGAGAATGAAACGCTAGTAGCTAGGGGACAGTTGCAGGTGGATGCTATTTTGAGCAGTGGGTGGTGCTGGATCAAATGATTTTAGCAAGAAAATAATGGAGCTTGAAGCTGAGAAGATACAAGTATTGCAGCTAAAGTGCAGGCTATGGATTGAGGTGGTATTGAGTTGGGGGTTGTGTTCTGTTGTTGCAGTGACTCACGACTTAACTCGGTAATGACTCCCTATGATATCTAACTCAGTATAGTGAGATGATTCCAGGGCATAgatgtcttttactaagctgaataactgccacctatgcactaacggAAGTTAACTGTTTTTTGagaaaaacgggatggaaaagaTCAAATGTGTGGCATgaaataaattctgaaaaaaatgATGACACTTTCTTGAACATGAAATTGGAAGTGTGGTACTTCATTAAAATTGTGTAGATAAGTTCGTAGTTGCATTGATGATTTGGATGCCTTTTTTATGATCAATTAAGCAAATATTAGCATTGAGTTGCATATTAAGTTCAATTAAGCATGTTTAATATATTACCATATTAAGTTCTTAGTTGCATTGATGATTTactaaatttaattaattaaatgAAATTTACAATTAGCAGCTCCATAATATAGGAGCTTCAGTGTATATATACCCTTCTTACAGGGAACATGTTCACTTGAGTTGTTTTGGATGATCTGATCATATCCACCATTTACGCTTTCCTTGTTCGATCTATTTACGTAAAAGTTTTATCTAGAGTTTTTCTTGATTTAATTTTTCAGTATGTTAGGAGGAACATTGATGATTTTGGATTACAATTGCTATAAAATGAGCAGACAAGTAAACTTAAGTCATGCTTTTTTCAATCAGTTCTTGGTTTGGCAATTGTTTTTTTTGACTTGTAGATAACCAATACCAGATTAAGCATAAACACTCTTACGAGGAACATGCATGATCACTTGAGTCTTTAATTGATTTGGATGATCTGATCCTATCCACTTATGCCTTCAATTCCCTTTTTCTATATATGGAAGATGTGTGTTCATAGTTTTTCTTGATTTGCTTTGTCGGTCCTTTAATCCAAGGTTACAAATATGGCAATTGGCAAGTCTAGTCTAAGCTACAACAACATATTGAGGTTAAGCTTTGCTTCTTTGGACATAAGTGGGGGGTTAAACCAGGAGGCAACACGGTTAGCCGCCTAGGCCAATCTAAATGCTTTTACATTAGTCTTACATAATCCCAGCTGAGCCATACATACTTTTATTTTTGCTAGTAGAAGAAATCGGAATTTTTTCAACAACCATGCAAAGAAATCTGGCATTGCATTGCTACTGGAGGCCAGGGAACGGATTTGGCACACCGCAATATTAGTGTTGGTAGTTCATGCAAAGAGAATGCTTGGTGCAAACTGCGCATTTGGTCTTTAAATTCGATTCGCAATTTCTCATTTCTCATTTTAAGATGGGGCTGCCTTAAATCTTCTTAAGGTGGAATTagacaaaccatttttcatcataTTTCCATGTATTATACATAATTCAATTACAAAAATACAATGTATGAGTTATAAGATTATCCTACACTGTTTGAAATGACTCATGAATATGCCTTAATATCTCCTTATCTCTGTTCCACTCCGGTGTCGGAGCATTAACAAAATGAGCATAAAGCTTGTTCCTAGCACACGTTACTGAAATCAAGCTATGTGCAGCAACCCCGTCGATTTCGTACACATAATAAACCTGCCCATTCTCTTTCTTTGTCTCTTTGGATGTTACATTATCTGCACTAGAGATTAGATCTTGCAAATTCACATCTGATAAAGCTAAATTGTTTAAGATAACCTCCAATGGTGCTAGTTGTCTGATCCCTGCAAGATACGTCAAGTACTCTTTTTCAGTTTTCTTCTTCGGATTGAAGAATTCGCTATCGGTACCATTTGTTCCCTTCTCGACTTTTGATACTGCCCGTTCTTTCCATTCATCAGGCACGTCGTAAATGTATTCAGCGGAATCTTTCTTGCTCGAGTTGCCACCGTAGCCTCCGTAATTGGCCGCACTGGCAGCTGTACCGTAGTAAATTTGGTATGGGTCTGCAGCAAAAGCAGATGGAGTAGTAGAGAGAATTACAGCAGCTGCTGCAAAAGTTGCTGCTAGTTTGGAAGCTGAAGTGCATTTCACCGAGACAGAAGCTTCAGTAATGGCGCCGCTACTGCTGCAGCCGATGACAGGGAAGATGGTAGGTTTACATGACGATTTAACAGGATATCGACATGATGAAAATGATAAGTTTATAGCTGCTGAAGGGGAAAACATAgtgggaagaagaagaatcaaacaATGAAAGGCTTTGTGGATTTCTGCGTATTTCATCTCATTTCAGATTTTCCTTATCCATTCAATTCGATAACATGAAAGTGGGGATATGAGGCCCGTCGTGCCTGTCCTGGATCAGAAACGGGCCAGGAAGCACGACCCAGACGGATTTACACTCAGTAAAACAATCTCTGTAAAACACAGTAATAATAATGTGAGCCGGAATACAGTTTGGTTCAGATGAACAATCTCAAGTAATTCAACATGGTTAATAATTATAAACCCAACATTTAAGTCAACAGCAGCATATGAACCATCATGAGTGGCAATTGTCAGTTAAAAATCCCAATGCACCCGCGATCATACTAGGAAGATCTACAGCTTCAAAGCAGCTCTTGCCATGGCTAAAGCTCCCTCATAAGTTTTATTTCCACCAATAAACCCACTCATATGGACAAAGACACAATCTGGAATTCCAGCCTCCTTGGATAGCTCTTCATCTCTTAAACCCCTCCATTGAGCTGGGAGAGCCTTTCGGCTTTCAAATTTATCAGGAGATACTCCCACCGCTTGAATTCTCCAGCTTTGACTTCTTTCATCCTGTATTTAGCAGTCAATAAGTTCAGGTACCTTGAATACTCGCATAAGATTTTGCAATTACATATAAATGGAAGCCTTCGTTTACTCCCTAAAGATGCCCATCTTCTAAACAACCTATGAAATTCTTCTGAAGTTTTTCCTTGTCATGTTTTATACTTCACATAGACAGAATCTAGGTATAAATGCATTTTTTACATCTACCGGAAAAATGCTGTTCTTAAAGTGCCATATAGCTGGTGTTCCATGCTCGTAATCTTTAtaagttttaataaaattcaACATGCTCAAGTTCAAGCTACTCAAAAATCTATTTGCTGCAAATGAACATTGAAATCAGAGGCATCAAAGATGAACTCCATACCTGGTAAAGAACATATTTGATGAGAGGATCATTCTTCATCTCCTCCTCGAGTTCATGTAGATGAAGCTTCCACTGTTGAACAAAAAGAGGAAATAATTAATCATGATACGAGCCTTCAGTTTAGGTGGATGAACGACTATGATATTACTacctatcaaaataaaaaaaaacattgaaAGTTGTCAGGCCATAGTATCGTATTTACACAATGACTCAACTCTGCAATAAGACCTACTGTGAGAATCCTACTGGTGGTAATAGTAGGCATAAGCAAGGATTTTGACTTTACAGGGCAACTCCTTGTATAGAAGCTCACTGCCTTCAGGGGTGAAAACTACGGTACTCCTTATATAGActccaggaaaaaaaaaaacgggtAAGAATCCTTAAGACGGCTTGTGTTTTCATTCGATTTTACCCATTCACGTTAGGTATTTAACAACTTCACATCTTGCTTATAGAGTAAATCTGTAGAGCCTTTAGTTCGGAACAACCAAAGACGGTTACAGTATTGCACCAAAATAAAGATGGGAGTAACTGTAAATATTTCAATAAAAGACTATGTAACTGAACTCCAAAATGAACGAATTATAACACAGATTAATGCCAGCATTAGGTGTTCGCAGCGAATTTGTGATAGAGGAAGGGAAGAAAACCTACCGGGCAGAAATTTTTCAGCGTCATGATTTCTCCACTGGGGTCAACTTCGTATCTTGCAGCAAGGCACTCCAAAACAATTGATCGTGCAGGTAACCATGATTTTGCATGAAACCTCACATtctgaaaaatgaaaaatcttgTGTTAATTTctctttatcaagtaaatatctcCTTCTCTACCTTACAACTCTTTGTTGACAGCATAAAATCAGCAGAGATGGAAATTGAAGTAGCAACATATACAGAGCTAATGCAGAAAACTAACCTCTAAGAATTCACTACCAGCAAGAGCCATTGCACGATGAAAGGCCTCATTCTCTCTCTCAGCTGACTGATCAGGATCGACCCAGTCAAGATTAAGCCTTCCAACTCTCGCAGAAAGACCTGTGTTATTCACATATCTTGGAGGAAGATCCGTATCATACCTGTTAATCCCATTGTCAATAGCATCAATTGCCTGTCACAAGCAGAACAGAACAACAAAACTTCATTAACTAGTCTTGTCCATAACACCAATAAACGAATCAATACTGTTCAAAAATGTTTCACATCACCAAACATCTAAAGTACACACACGTATTTACCTCCATAAAACTTTTATAAATAGCTAGAAATAATCGATGCACATCTGGGTGTCCTTGATCAACCTGTAGCTCCTTTGCAATTATCTCCATACCAAAATGCTactcacaaaaataaaaataaaacatacCATACTGTTAACCATCCCGTACAAATAGCCAAGAAAACAGAACAATTAAAACTGAATCAGATCTACACAATTCGGACTAGTAATACATTCACAGAGTAACAGTAGTCACATAGGTTGTCATTTTTTTATTGTAACTGGAGAAGGAGGTATCGGTGGTGGATTGATGGAGGTGGAGGTGTAGGTGTAGGTGACATCTACCAATTACACCATCTCCACAGACTCCACCTCCACCAACATCTGTAACTCCCCCAATTACACCACATTCACAGACTCCACCTCTGCCATCGGGGTATAGCATTCACTGCCTAAAGTGTTAAAAGTGAGCATCACTACAACCCTCTGTACTCACACATGCCACCACACCACCACCCACCACTAGTACTAACCATCACCACTACAAACACACAAATCCAGATTCAGGGTTTAAGGGGGTTTAAGTATGTACCTTGTATACAAGTCCAGCACTACTGAGCTTAGTAGTAAACCCATGACCAAAAACCTCTTGAAACCCTTTCTGGTGATGATCATAACGATCTGTACTTGGATCATACACACCACCAACATCAAGAACTGCATCAAGTGTATCCAAAACCTAACACCAAAACAAACAAATACAAATTTTATTTCATTAacgcattttatcaaacatttgcTGTGCAGAACATGAAACACAACCAAATTCATCaaaacacagaaaacaaaaaCATGGGTTTGTTTGAAAACCTGTGGATCTCTTGAACGAACGACTTCAGCATCAAAGAATTTATCAGTGAGACGAATCATGAAACAACCAAGTGCTTCATCACAGTGAAAGCTGCCATTGTGAGTACCAACACGCTTTTGAGTGAAACTAACGGGGACAGAGTCGTAAGCTCTTCTTTTACTAGAAGGACTAGAGGGACTGAATGAAGCAGTAGCCATGAGTAGTGTAGGTTGAAGAATGGTGTTTCTCTGGTATATCAAGAGCTTTTGACTGAAACTTCTTAAACCAAACATATCTTTCTTTCGCTGAAGAAAGAAGTATAAAAAGAGGAAGAAATAGAAGACTTTTATCTTGACTATGTTGActgtaaaaccctaaaaactagcgTGAACCACTGACGGCAACCCTCTAATAAGCCAGGGCATGATTTTCATACTTGAAGTCACAAATTCGAGTCTCACAGTTTTTTCTGGCTAGAGTTACATAATATTTTTATCGGTCTAACATGTGTTCAACGAGTCTGGTGCAGAGTTATATCAGACTCAAATTCTGCAAATTTATGTCAGACTCAAATACTTCAGAGTCAAATAGTGAGTCGAGCTAGATCTTGAGTCAAACATACGAAAATATGAGAAAACAAACAACCTAATATTTATAATCAGAGATGAGTCAGatccaaacaaaaaaaagtgtCTCTGCTCTACGGTATGTTAATTTAGTTAGGTCACTCgctttttaaaataataaaaaacgatTTTACTTTTCTACCGGAAAACTTTACTCGTTATTTGCTCTCTTTTTTTGTAAGTTGATATTCATCCAAAGAACTATCTTGGGGAACTAGTAAACCTTACATCAAGATGAATAAAGCCATCAAATGATAGGATATTAGGAGTTTCCCTATCATTGGTTCTGCCAGGTAAATTCAGATGGAACATCAGTTAGATAGTCAAAAAGGTTCTTGTGATCACCCTCTACACTGAAATCTGAAAGATTTTCTTCTATTGCCCATTTTCCTGCTTGGAGAAGGCCTAAAGCTTCTGCTTCTTATGAGGTTGCTGCTGAGATTGGTCCTGCTCTTCCTTGTCGAATTGACCTGCATCTTTTCTAAGAATTAAAGAGAAACATGCATGCACATTCTTAGATATCCATGCTGCATCTAAGTTAAGTTTCTTTTGTGATCTTCCAAGGGCTTTCCATGACTCTACCTTCTTAGGAGTGTTGTTACCTGATATATTTGTAACTGTGCACTTCTCTAGAAAAGTAAatgtctctgaatttctaaggccAGTTGCAAATAAGATTTGTGTTTTTGTTCAAAGGTTGTAttacatctttccttccatatgAACCATATTTTTGTTAAAATGATTTTTAGGGGAAAGGTTGTATTATCTTTTCCTGACCAATCATTACAGATATCAAGAAATGTAGTTGAGGTACTAAAATTTATTTCTACTGGGTAAGGACCAGTAACCCACACAGATTTTGCATAATGCCAGTGAAAAAGTAAATGTTCCAAAGATTCATGTTCTGCACAGGCAAAAGTACAATTAGGTAAGACATCATGCATGAGTATGGATAGTTTAAGATTAGTGGACACAGCATTCTGCAGGCATTTCCAAGTAAAGATATTAATTCTTTGTGACACTTATAGGGCCCATAAACCTTTCCAAAAAGTATCAGTCAAACCTAAGTTATAGTTATTGATAGTTCTTTCATTCAGCTTTGTAAACATTGATTTGACAGTAAATTTTCCTGAAGCAGTTAAAAGCCACCTATGGGTATTAGGTTTAATGTCTCTGTTTTTGCCTATTTCCATTCTAATAGCACAAATTTGCTTTGTTATGTAACTTGGGAATAAAGAGTGAACTAAAGAAGAATTCCACTTTTTAGTGATAGGATCAATAAGACCATGCACAAGTGTTAATTGAAAATTAGTAGCATTTTTGAACTGACTTAGGTTCCCACCAAATTAGGAATCCAATTATCCTCTCAAACATTTATACTAAGGACATCCCCAACTTCCCAAATACTATTTTGTTCCATTAATTTTTTTCCTTTACTGATGCATTTCCAAATCCAGGAACTTGAAGAAGCTTTTTTGGCTCTGAAAGcaaagtgttttctaaagtatttTGGTTTCAATTAAGTGATCCAAAGTACTTTGGTTTATGTGAGCAGTCTCCAAGCTAGTTTATCTATAAGTGATAGGTTAAATTTATTCACGATCCTAAATCCTAAACCCCCCTTACAGATAGGTTTATAAAGACAGGGTAGTAGCCTTTATGATTAGTTTCTTTCCCCCACCAAAAGTCTCTCTGTAAGGCATCTATTTTATTTGTAATCTTTTCGGAATGATAAAAAAAGCTTATTTGGTAACTTGCCATACTGGCCAAAGTTGCCTTATTAAGTATCATTTTACTTGCCTGATGAGTTAGCATTTTACCTTTCCAACCTTGCACCTTATATCCCATTTGTTCTATTATTACTTTAAAGAGTTCAATCTTTTCTTTATCTATAAAAAGTGGTGCACCTAGATACGAATCCTTTAAATCTATTTTTTTAGAAGCTTAGATAGCATTCTCTGATGTTTAGGTTAAACTTTTTTACTTAAAAAACACTGATTTTTCAAAGTTTATTAGCTGTCCAGATGCTTTACTAAAATTTTTAATAATATGATGGATTAAATGACATTCCTTGAGATCAGCTCTAATAAACAAaatacaatcatcagcaaagaaaaggtgTGAGATTGGGCTATTCTTAGGTGTCATTTTTACTCCATGAATAGTTTTTTCAGATTCTTTAGATAAAAGTAGTCTGGAGAAAATCTCCACACAAATAATGAAGAGATAAGGAGATAATGGATCTCCTTGCCTAAATTCTCTAGAAGGTTTAAAAAAGGAGCCAAGGTTTCCCTTGAGTAGGACAACTATGGTAGTTGACGAGATACATTGGTATATAAGATTGCAAAAGGAATGGTCAAAGCCAAATGCTTTTAAGGCAGAAATTAGGAAATCCCAGTTAACCTTATCATAGGATTTGGACATATCAATTTGTATCCCCATTCCAGCTTGTTTAACCTTATTTCTCTTAAATGCGTGAATAATTTCCTGGGTTATAACTATGTTATCAGAGATTTGTCTGTTAAAAAAAATTGCTTCTTGAAAAGGGGAAATTAAGGAATCAAGATGAATTTTAATCCTATTAGCTAGAACTTTTTCTATTAACTTATAAATTGTATTTCATAAGCCAATAGGTTTGAACTGACTAGGATCTTTTGGGGTGTCTAGTCTTAGgcataagaaagagaaaagtttTGTTTGGATTAGTATGCAATTACTTGTTCTCCTACTATCTCCCAGTTATGTTTAAAAAAATCTAGTAGGAAAGTCATCAGGGCCTAGGGATTTATTTGGCTTTAAATGTTTTAAAActtttaaggtttttttttttgacgagGAAATTGCATTTAAGCTTATATTATCCTCTTGGAAATAGTAGGTTGAATAAGTTGAAACCGAGATGGGTCTGGGGGTTGAGGTTCAGGGTTTTCAGAGAACAAAGAGGAAAAGGAATCTGAGGGGATCTTTCTCATTTCTGTTTTGTTAAAGGTTATTTCACCATCTTTATTTTTAAGGCATTATATGGTGTTCCAATTTCTTCTCTTAAGGGTCTTAGCATGgaaatactttgtgttttttccccTAAATTAACTATATTATCTCTTGATTGTTGTTTGGCTACGGCTTCTTAAGTATCGTAGAGTTTTTCAAGTTGAATTGATTTttccttgattttttcttcttttttgtagaCATGGCTTGAGATACTGATTTTATCTATTTGAGCTAAAAATTTTTTATCTCTTTGGTTGGTTTACCAAAAATATTTCTCTTCCGGTTATCTAAGTGTTACCCTAAAGACTATAGGTTAGCTATCAAAGAAGAAGTTGGGTTATCTCCTATTGCAAGATACCAAGAATCCTGAATGGTTTAGACACATGAGTCCTTCTTTTTCCATGTGTCCTAAAATTTGAAAGTAGCTTCAAATTTGACAAAACTGTTGTTCAAGCAAAGAGCAATGGGATAGTGATTAGAACCCACTGCGACAAGGTGAGAAATTTCAGCTTTTGGGAATTGAAGATTCCACTCAGCATTAGCAACAATTTTATCTATTCTTTCCTGAATATTAGTTGAATCTTTTTTATGGTTATTCCAAGTGAATACATATCCTATAAACCCCAATTAAAAGAGACCTGCATTATTAAGGATGTTTTGGTAGTAATCACAGTCAAATTTTTTAAAAGGGAGACCTCCTAGCATTTCACATTGATCGAAAATCATATTCATGTCATCTAGAAGAATCCAAGGGATTGAGTTTCTATCTACATGTTCTGAAATCCTAGTTATGTAGTCCCAAGCAATTTTCCTATTAGAAGGATAAGGACTACCATAGAAACAGGTGAGTAACCACTTTCTGGATTCAGAGTTAGTTTGTACTAGAATATTAATTATATTGATGTTCCATTGGATGATTTCAAAATGAAAACCATCAACCCCAAGCTACAACCATACCCCCTGCTAAGCCCGTTGGGTCTACAATATGAGTGTTAGGGTAAGCAGACAACAGTGATTTAACTAGCTGTTTTTGAGATTtagtttcagaagaaaaaaaaatcgggtTTATCTAGATTTATGATTTGGTGAAGATGGTTTTGTGTAAAGGGGTTTCCACATCCCTGAACATTCCATGTTGTTAGAGCATGTCTCGGTCGAACTAcaaagcgttactatctcaagcttgtttgtcaagcttagtattgatcaaaattatatacttgatt
Proteins encoded in this window:
- the LOC113340054 gene encoding thylakoid lumenal 19 kDa protein, chloroplastic-like, producing the protein MKYAEIHKAFHCLILLLPTMFSPSAAINLSFSSCRYPVKSSCKPTIFPVIGCSSSGAITEASVSVKCTSASKLAATFAAAAVILSTTPSAFAADPYQIYYGTAASAANYGGYGGNSSKKDSAEYIYDVPDEWKERAVSKVEKGTNGTDSEFFNPKKKTEKEYLTYLAGIRQLAPLEVILNNLALSDVNLQDLISSADNVTSKETKKENGQVYYVYEIDGVAAHSLISVTCARNKLYAHFVNAPTPEWNRDKEILRHIHESFQTV
- the LOC113340053 gene encoding UPF0160 protein-like, which codes for MFGLRSFSQKLLIYQRNTILQPTLLMATASFSPSSPSSKRRAYDSVPVSFTQKRVGTHNGSFHCDEALGCFMIRLTDKFFDAEVVRSRDPQVLDTLDAVLDVGGVYDPSTDRYDHHQKGFQEVFGHGFTTKLSSAGLVYKHFGMEIIAKELQVDQGHPDVHRLFLAIYKSFMEAIDAIDNGINRYDTDLPPRYVNNTGLSARVGRLNLDWVDPDQSAERENEAFHRAMALAGSEFLENVRFHAKSWLPARSIVLECLAARYEVDPSGEIMTLKNFCPWKLHLHELEEEMKNDPLIKYVLYQDERSQSWRIQAVGVSPDKFESRKALPAQWRGLRDEELSKEAGIPDCVFVHMSGFIGGNKTYEGALAMARAALKL